Proteins co-encoded in one Pelobates fuscus isolate aPelFus1 chromosome 5, aPelFus1.pri, whole genome shotgun sequence genomic window:
- the LOC134611592 gene encoding zinc finger protein 883-like, translated as MEDISLMTFCSWSMDTNVATDLSLQDPPPLKRPRGRPKGSKNKKASGKDPIRFDDVAVYFSEDEWDTLEEAQKGLYRDVMMENYQTLNSVGCACVKPKIILKIEQGKDSYMSQSNSSPTEYVSMLRSTRKESSAVPVSPSLVLEDFGMPQHDLKEEQSKAKVTNEKPSVNPINEQSLCDVKISTRRLRERKCFIIPKDASDDESPESDDYESPVELVVKRKAILKKRKKHYVCDQCGKSFGRNSVLRRHQRAHSGVKPHLCTECGKHFVQKSQLIEHQRTHTGERPYVCSDCNRTFSLSSHLVQHRRIHTGERPYICPECGKSFIRGSDLVQHKRIHTGERLYPCTECEKRFTHKSALRQHRRIHSGERPYSCDKCEKSFNHSSHLVRHIRTHTGEKPYTCTECGKRFTDSSHLINHQRTHTGEKPYNCNECGKSFTYNAGLILHRRTHTGERPYVCNKCGKSFKGSTHLLRHMRIHTGERPYACTDCGKTFTDSSHLVSHRRKHTGEKPYTCLTCDKRFAMKAHLNQHQIIHTGKRPYECTECGKNFTWYTALSQHQRTHLGEKPYECIECGKSFSQKSTLTVHKKIHREQLAYV; from the exons GATCCAATAAGGTTTGATGATGTAGCTGTTTATTTTAGTGAAGATGAGTGGGATACCTTGGAAGAGGCACAAAAGGGTCTTTACAGAGATGTCATGATGGAAAATTATCAAACTCTTAACTCAGTGG GCTGTGCATGTGTAAAACCAAAAATTATATTGAAGATTGAGCAAGGCAAGGACTCTTATATGAGCCAATCAAATTCTTCACCAA CAGAATATGTTTCTATGCTGAGGAGCACGAGAAAAGAATCCTCTGCAGTCCCTGTCTCCCCATCTTTAGTTTTAGAAGATTTTGGGATGCCTCAACATGATCTGAAAGAGGAACAGAGCAAAGCGAAGGTTACAAATGAGAAACCGTCTGTGAACCCAATAAATGAACAAAGTTTGTGTGATGTTAAAATAAGTACTAGAAGGTTACGTGAAAGAAAGTGTTTTATTATACCGAAAGATGCATCTGATGACGAAAGTCCAGAAAGTGACGATTATGAAAGTCCTGTTGAATTAGTTGTAAAAAGAAAGGCTAttttgaaaaagagaaaaaagcatTATGTGTGTGATCAATGTGGAAAAAGTTTTGGCCGTAACTCAGTGCTTCGAAGACATCAAAGAGCACACTCGGGAGTGAAACCCCATTTATGTACAGAGTGTGGGAAACACTTTGTTCAAAAATCTCAGCTAATTGAACACCAACGAACTCACACAGGTGAGAGACCCTATGTCTGCTCTGACTGTAATAGAACATTTAGTTTGAGCTCACATCTTGTTCAGCATCGTAGAATTCATACAGGGGAGAGGCCATATATATGCCCTGAGTGTGGAAAGAGTTTCATCCGTGGCTCTGACCTAGTTCAACACAAGAGAATTCACACAGGGGAAAGATTGTACCCTTGTACAGAATGTGAGAAAAGATTTACTCACAAGTCAGCCCTTCGTCAACATCGAAGAATACATTCAGGAGAAAGGCCATACAGCTGTGATAAGTGTGAGAAAAGCTTCAATCATAGCTCACATCTGGTGAGGCACATACGAACTCACACTGGAGAGAAACCATACACCTGCACAGAATGTGGAAAGCGCTTCACAGACAGCTCTCATTTGATTAACCATCAGCGAACACACACAGGGGAGAAACCTTATAACTGCAATGAGTGCGGTAAAAGCTTCACTTACAATGCAGGACTCATACTGCATAGAAGGACCCACACTGGAGAGAGACCATATGTTTGCAACAAGTGCGGGAAAAGCTTTAAAGGCAGCACACACCTACTGAGGCACAtgaggattcacacaggagaaaggCCATATGCATGTACTGATTGTGGGAAAACCTTCACAGACAGCTCTCATCTGGTGAGCCATCGGAGAAAACACACTGGAGAAAAGCCTTACACTTGCCTAACCTGTGATAAACGTTTTGCAATGAAGGCACATCTCAATCAGCATCAGATTATACATACCGGCAAACGACCGTACGAATGCACAGAGTGTGGGAAAAACTTTACTTGGTATACTGCTCTTTCCCAGCATCAGAGAACTCATCTTGGAGAAAAACCATACGAGTGTATTGAATGTGGAAAAAGCTTTTCTCAGAAATCAACACTTACTGTACATAAGAAAATCCACAGGGAGCAGTTGGCTTATGTGTGA